The genomic interval CATAAAGCAATTGTGGTACCTAAAAAAAACATCAGGGTACCCAAGCTTCCAAAAAGATGCATCGGACGACGCCCAAATTTATTGACAAATGCAATAGAAAGTAAATCCAGAAAGCCGAAAATAAACCTTTCCAATCCAAATTTTGTGTATCCGTATTTCCTGGCCTGATGCTGTACTACTTTCTCACCTATTTTTCCATAACCGTTCCATTTGGCAATTACAGGAATATAACGGTGCATTTCGCCATAAATCGTAATGTTTTGAACCACGTCTTTACGGTATGCTTTCAGGCCGCAATTAAAATCATGCAGATCCAAACCGGAAATACCTCTTGTTGCTGCGTTAAATATTTTTGTAGGGATTGTTTTCGTAATAGGGTCGTATCTTTTCTTTTTCCAACCCGATACCAGATCGTACCTTTCCTGCGTAATCATCTGGTACAATCCAGGAATTTCATCAGGACTATCCTGTAAATCAGCGTCCATCGTAATGACAACCTCACCTTTAACAGCCTGAAAAGCAGTTTGTAAAGCAGCAGTTTTACCATAATTCCTTACAAATTTCAATCCACGGATATTCGGATTTTTTCGAGACAGTTCAGTTATTACAGCCCATGACAAATCTTTGCTCCCATCGTCTACAAATAGGATCTCATACGAAAAATCATTTTCCTTCATCACGCGCTCAATCCACGCACTAAGCTCCGGCAATGATTCTTCTTCGTTGAATAGCGGAATTACTATGGAAATCTGGATAACAGAGTCGATCATGAATGAATACAACGGAGGACAAAACTTGTTTTAAAACGTAAAGTTCGCATTTTTCCTGATCAAAATATCATATAAAAATCTTTCATCAGTTGTTTAAACCCGGAATCATAGGTCTTCCCGTCTTCTTCGTATATAAACATATTTGTATCAAAAGTTTGATTTTCAGTCAGATGTTTCCTTTTGAATGTCATTAACTGCCGAAATGCTTTTTTATTCCGGTCATGATACAAAACAAGTTTCCGTGTCATAAACCAGTCTGATTCCGATGCTTTTGAAAAAAAAGAATCGCTTCATCCACCGGCAAAAGAATATTAAACCTGCCATGGGCAGAAACAAGCCGGTTTAGAGCGAATATCAATTCATCAAATGAAAGAGAAGTAGCATGGTGCGCCTGATTTTTTTTATGCTTTGGAGAAAGTAAATCAGATTGAAAAAAAGGAGGATTGGTAACAATGAAATCGTATTGGTAAGAAGGAGAAAATCCCTGAATGGAAGAATTAACCACTTTTATTCTTTCAGAAAAAGAACTGGTTTTTACGTTCTCAATAGCCTGAGAAAAAGCATCCTGATCCAGTTCAACGGCGTCGATTTCAGCATTTGAATTGCGCTGGGCAACCATTAAAGCCAGTAATCCGGTTCCTGTTCCGATATCCAGTATTTTTTCAGCTCCCTCCACATCTGCCCATGCACCCAAAACGCAGGCATCCGTGCAAACTTTCATCGCACATTTATCCTGATTGACAACAAACTGTTTGAAGCGAAAAAAAGAGTTTTTAGCCATATCCGTTATTTCCTGCCGAAGTCAGCCGGGTTTTCGCCCCAGTATTCAGTTTCCCATTTCAGGATTTTGTTAGGATATTGGTTCAAAACCAGCCAGCGTTCTGCACGCTGAAGCATTTCGAAAACCGGCTTATTTCTCGGGGTCAGTGCTAGTTTTGTATTTGCGTGTTTCTTTTTGATCCAGCTGATGGCCGTTCGGGAATCACTGTAAATAGGCAGATCACTACCCTTTTTCTGCAAATAAGCGAGCCCATGGACAATTGCCAGAAACTCGCCAATGTTATTGGTCCCGTCTTTAAACGGCCCCTGCAGGAAAATCCTTTCTCCCGTTTGCAGATAAACACCCTGATATTCCATATCACCCGATGAAGTATTCCATGCAGCATCCACAGCAATAGCATCCTTAATTGGTTTACCAATATTGGCAGGTGCGGCTTTTAAAACTTTTGGCGCGTCTTTTTTCCTGCGGCAGCTACAAATTCCCAATAATTCCGCTGAATGGCTGCCTCAGCTTCTTCAACAGATTCAAACGATTTATACCGTGCATCTTCAAAACCTTTGATTTGAGCTTCACATTCTTTCCAATCGGTAAACACGCCTGTTTGCCTGCCTTGCCATACTACGTAAAACTTTGTCTTTTTTGCCATAATTTTAAATTTTATGCCCTCTCTTCCCAAACCTGGCATAAATTCACAATTACATCAACTGCCTTTTCCATATCCTGTACGGAAACCCACTCCAAACGGGAATGAAACGCATGTTCCCCTGCAAAAATATTCGGACAGGGCAATCCCATAAAGGACAATCTGGATCCGTCTGTACCTCCGCGGATGCTTCTGGGTGTAGCTTCCAAACCAACTCGATGCATAGCAGTTACTGCATTCGCTATAACCTGCGGGTGCAAATCCAGTACTTTTTTCATATTCCTGTATTGTTCCTTTACTTCCATTTTGGCGGAAGAATGCGGATAACGCATCAGGATTTTATCAACAATACTTTGCAACAGGTTTTCCTTCTGATTTAAACCTTCATCTGTAAAATCACGAATAATAAATTCCAGAACTGCTTTTTCCTGAATACCTTCAAAATGAACCGGATGAATAAAACCTTCCTTACTTTCTGTTGTTTCAGGTGACAACGCATCCTTTGGTAAACTAGAAAGAATATCTGCCGCTATTTTCAGGGCATTTTCAAGCTTTCCAATGGCATATCCGGGATGTGTGCTTACACCATGAATTGTAATTTTTACGCCATCAGCCGAGAATGTTTCATCTTCCAGTGTCCCAACCGCTTCGCCATCCACGGTATAGCCAAAATCGGCTCCTAATTTCACCAGATCCACTTTTTCAGTGCCACGCCCGACTTCTTCATCAGGTGTAAATAGTATCTTAACAGTCCCGTGTTTTATTTCAGGATGAGACATCAGATATTCGGCAGCAGCCATTATTTCTGCCACACCAGCCTTATTATCAGCTCCTAACAAAGTAGTTCCACTTGCAGTTACAATGTCTTTTCCTATCTGGTTTCCCAGGTCATTCAGTTCGGAAATCCTTAAAACCTGGGTGTTGTCATCGGGTAAAACGATATCAGCACCATCCCAGTTTTCATGTACAATTGGCTGTACGTTAGCACCGATGACATCAGGTGAAGTGTCCACGTGGGAGCAAAAACAAATGACCGGAATAGCAGTTTTATCTGAGTTGGAAGGTATCGTTGCATAAACATAACCATGTTCATCAAGATGTGCATCCGTTATCCCGATTTCCTGCAACTCTACGACCAGTATATTACTCAAATCCCGTTGCTTTAGCGTGCTCGGAAAACTTTCAGATTGCGGATCAGACTGTGTATCAATCTGTACATAGCGAAGAAAACGGTCTAGAACAGAAGTCATTTTTGTGGACGATTTGTTAATTAGCAGAAGTTTTAAAAGTAGGGAATTTTCAATACCCAATCGCGAACCGTTTTCAATTTGAGAATTCAGACCATTTAAAATTTGAATATTTAAAACGGTTCGCCGTTGCGATTCATTATAGAATATTATTTCTAATGTATCATCAATAGTTTTAGACCAAAATAAACCTAAATCAGCCGATAATTCCTGATAGATCTGCCGGAGAATAGTTGATGTTTTTTAGCGTTTTGTCATCTGCCGTTCTATAAACCAAATATTTGTCATTGTCTGCTTTATAATAACATTCTGTACCTTTTGCCTGATAATGCGCAACGGTTGCCTCTGCTTCTTCAATCGTAAGACAAGCTTTTGACATATTGGAGCGCTGTACCTCGTCAAATAATTCACGGAATTTGTCGCCTAATCCAAATTCGAGAACCGCACCGGATAATACATATTGAAGATCACACAGTGCATCAGCGATTTCGACAATGTCTTTTTCAAGAATAGCTACTTCCAGTTCTTTCAGCTCTTCGGCCAATAATGCTACACGCAGCCTGCTTCTGTCTTCAGAAGGAATAGTAGGTTTATCAAGAATTGGATGTTTAAAAGTGCGGTGAAATTCTGCTACCTGATTAAGGCTGTCCAGTTGTTGCATGATTATGATGTAATATAATGTTTAATAGTGACTCATCTTGAAGAAATTAATGTAATAACCCGTAGCATTTAACCATTCTTATTTCTAATAATATGCTCATTTTCAGTGGTATAGATAAAATTTTTATGCATTCGTCACATACCTTCTGGTCTAAATCGTAAGATTGGTTTTGAATAGCTTTACTGCAATGGCGAGCAAAATAATTCCGAATACTTTTCTCAGAATATCAATACCGCCAGGCCCGAGTTTGGTTTCAATCCAATTAGAAGATTTCAGGACCAGATACACGAAAATAAGATTAAGCAGAACGCCGATCAGTATATTCTGGATTTCATAAGCTGATCTCAGTGCCAAAAGGGTTGTCATGGTTCCAGCCCCTGCAATGATCGGGAATGCTATAGGTACGATTGAGGCCGCACCCGTATCCACACTTCCATGTTTAAAAATTTCCCTGCCCAAAATCATTTCAAGTCCCAGCAGAAATAAAATTATAGCACCTGCAATGGCAAAAGACGCAACGTCGACACCAAACAGACTAAGCAGCCGTTCTCCCAAAAAGAGAAAAATGATCATTATAAATCCAGCCGCAAGGGTAGCTTTTTCGGATTCAATTTTGCCTAATTTCTGACGAAAATCAACAATCACAGGAATTGCCCCCAACACGTCAATCACAGAAAACAGAATAAGTGAGACAGATATAATTTCTTTCAGATTGAACATTGCGAGACGGATTAGCCCGCAAAGTTGAACAAAAGACACTGTTTACACAAACGTTTCAGGCCATTATTGGTGTTTCTCACCTACAGGCAGTGTCCATATTGATGTAATATTCTGGCGGCATCGCGAGCCTGGGAGACTGAAATAACAGCGTTTCAGGCGTTACCGCCAGGAAGAAAATTAAGAAAAGTATTAAACTGCTTTTTATATTTATCCTCGTCAATTTTGTAAAAATAAGCTCCTTTTTTTGAATAGCCTTTTTGCTTTTCATCCAGCTTGATCAGCAGATTGGTTGACAAAAGTTTTCTGCTGAAATTTCTTTTATCCAGCTCAGTACCGAAAATTGCTTCATATAATTTCTGCAATTGTGGAATGGTAAATTTTTCAGGGAGGAGTTCAAAACCGATCGGATGCTGCGAAGCTTTGTATTGTAAATGCTGGATCGCCATATCGACCATAGAACTGTGGTCAAAAAGCAAAGTGGGCAATTCCTGCATGGAAAACCACTGAGCCTCAAAGTTTTTTGAAATTTTATTGTCGTAATCTTCTACGTTGATAAGAGCAAAATACGCAACAGAAACGGTCCTTTCCACAGGATCACGCATCGGATTACCGAATGTATGTAGCTGTTCAAGATAAATATCTTTAAGACTGGTCAGTTCAAAAAGAATACGGTTTGAGGCCTCTTCCAGGCTTTCTTCCGGCTGCACCCAGCCACCCATTAAAGACCAGGCATTTTGTTCCTCTTCAATTCCACGCTTTACAAGCAACAATTTTAATTGTTCACCATCAAAGCCGAAAATAATGGAGTCCAGGGCAACCAAACATTTTGTCTGGATTTTGTATTGATTTAATATATCTAATCGCACAAATTCTTGTCAAAAAGGATAAGTAATAGTTGTTAATTCAATAAATACAAATGTTGTTTATTACTACTCATTTGCACCTATTTGGGAAGGTTCAGGAGGAAATTTTTTAGCAAAGAAATCTCCGTCACGGTAATTGCGGGAAAATTGGCAATGCGAAAACTAGTTTCTTTCCACTTCCCATACCCATTACCCAACTGGATACCAGCCAGCTTTGCCTTACTCTTTATTTCCGTTATTTTCTCTTTTTCAGCTAAAACATTAATTACAGTATCGGAACGAACCAATTCATTTTTAACCAAAAGCTCATATCCGTTTTCAGTCAGAAATGAATACCATTCTTCCGCTCTTTGCTTTAAATCCAAGCCTATTTCAATAATAGGTGAAACTTGCTGCATCACTCGGCCAAGCAGATAAATCCCGAGTGCGTTAGGTGTATACGGAGTCTGAAATTTCAGAAAGTTGTCTCTCATAAAGAGAAAACTGTTATAAAAGGATT from Dyadobacter sp. NIV53 carries:
- a CDS encoding RNase H family protein, whose protein sequence is MGICSCRRKKDAPKVLKAAPANIGKPIKDAIAVDAAWNTSSGDMEYQGVYLQTGERIFLQGPFKDGTNNIGEFLAIVHGLAYLQKKGSDLPIYSDSRTAISWIKKKHANTKLALTPRNKPVFEMLQRAERWLVLNQYPNKILKWETEYWGENPADFGRK
- the pepT gene encoding peptidase T; amino-acid sequence: MTSVLDRFLRYVQIDTQSDPQSESFPSTLKQRDLSNILVVELQEIGITDAHLDEHGYVYATIPSNSDKTAIPVICFCSHVDTSPDVIGANVQPIVHENWDGADIVLPDDNTQVLRISELNDLGNQIGKDIVTASGTTLLGADNKAGVAEIMAAAEYLMSHPEIKHGTVKILFTPDEEVGRGTEKVDLVKLGADFGYTVDGEAVGTLEDETFSADGVKITIHGVSTHPGYAIGKLENALKIAADILSSLPKDALSPETTESKEGFIHPVHFEGIQEKAVLEFIIRDFTDEGLNQKENLLQSIVDKILMRYPHSSAKMEVKEQYRNMKKVLDLHPQVIANAVTAMHRVGLEATPRSIRGGTDGSRLSFMGLPCPNIFAGEHAFHSRLEWVSVQDMEKAVDVIVNLCQVWEERA
- a CDS encoding NrtR DNA-binding winged helix domain-containing protein, with the translated sequence MRLDILNQYKIQTKCLVALDSIIFGFDGEQLKLLLVKRGIEEEQNAWSLMGGWVQPEESLEEASNRILFELTSLKDIYLEQLHTFGNPMRDPVERTVSVAYFALINVEDYDNKISKNFEAQWFSMQELPTLLFDHSSMVDMAIQHLQYKASQHPIGFELLPEKFTIPQLQKLYEAIFGTELDKRNFSRKLLSTNLLIKLDEKQKGYSKKGAYFYKIDEDKYKKQFNTFLNFLPGGNA
- a CDS encoding nucleoside triphosphate pyrophosphohydrolase family protein — translated: MQQLDSLNQVAEFHRTFKHPILDKPTIPSEDRSRLRVALLAEELKELEVAILEKDIVEIADALCDLQYVLSGAVLEFGLGDKFRELFDEVQRSNMSKACLTIEEAEATVAHYQAKGTECYYKADNDKYLVYRTADDKTLKNINYSPADLSGIIG
- a CDS encoding MarC family protein, with the protein product MFNLKEIISVSLILFSVIDVLGAIPVIVDFRQKLGKIESEKATLAAGFIMIIFLFLGERLLSLFGVDVASFAIAGAIILFLLGLEMILGREIFKHGSVDTGAASIVPIAFPIIAGAGTMTTLLALRSAYEIQNILIGVLLNLIFVYLVLKSSNWIETKLGPGGIDILRKVFGIILLAIAVKLFKTNLTI
- a CDS encoding RNase H1/viroplasmin domain-containing protein gives rise to the protein MAKKTKFYVVWQGRQTGVFTDWKECEAQIKGFEDARYKSFESVEEAEAAIQRNYWEFVAAAGKKTRQKF
- a CDS encoding glycosyltransferase family 2 protein, with translation MIDSVIQISIVIPLFNEEESLPELSAWIERVMKENDFSYEILFVDDGSKDLSWAVITELSRKNPNIRGLKFVRNYGKTAALQTAFQAVKGEVVITMDADLQDSPDEIPGLYQMITQERYDLVSGWKKKRYDPITKTIPTKIFNAATRGISGLDLHDFNCGLKAYRKDVVQNITIYGEMHRYIPVIAKWNGYGKIGEKVVQHQARKYGYTKFGLERFIFGFLDLLSIAFVNKFGRRPMHLFGSLGTLMFFLGTTIALWLMATKIYKIYISHEQYRNVTENPLFFLALVAITVGSQLFLAGFLGELYVKQSISKTGDYHISGITGEKADVSEKFS